Proteins encoded within one genomic window of Nitrospina gracilis 3/211:
- a CDS encoding HigA family addiction module antitoxin: MARIAMMPSHPGEFVRRQVLDPLELSISRAAEVLGVRRATLSDLVNGKTGLSPEMALRLEKAFDVKMDFLLRMQALHDAARMRRHEAEIEVERFSNH, encoded by the coding sequence ATGGCACGCATTGCAATGATGCCTTCGCATCCCGGCGAGTTTGTCCGGCGGCAGGTGCTGGACCCACTGGAGCTTTCCATCAGCCGCGCGGCGGAAGTCCTCGGTGTGCGCCGCGCCACGCTCTCCGACCTCGTCAACGGCAAAACCGGGCTGTCGCCGGAGATGGCCCTGCGGCTGGAAAAGGCATTCGACGTGAAAATGGATTTTCTTCTACGCATGCAGGCGCTCCACGACGCCGCACGCATGCGCCGGCACGAAGCGGAAATCGAAGTCGAGCGGTTTTCCAACCATTGA
- the rsmA gene encoding 16S rRNA (adenine(1518)-N(6)/adenine(1519)-N(6))-dimethyltransferase RsmA, whose product MRKKRSLGQNFLTDPAIAEEIVAHAQIEDGGTVIEIGPGPGILTGLLLERCGKLIALEIDPKLCHLLNKRFKSNPKFDLHQRDALVYDYSQAGGRFQVVSNLPYYAAMPILKRLIHYGSHIANMTLMLQREVVDRLVAQPGSRDYGSLTVFTQFHCEVERIMEVGKKNFDPPPKVDSSVIRLVPRSAPPVEVDNLKTFFHVVHAAFFHKRKMLKNNLKSLAKHFDFTWQGIEDAGIDPARRGETLSLEEFATLSNLMESKTQ is encoded by the coding sequence ATGAGAAAAAAACGCTCGCTCGGACAGAATTTCCTCACCGATCCCGCCATCGCGGAGGAGATCGTGGCACACGCGCAGATCGAGGACGGCGGTACGGTGATCGAGATCGGCCCCGGCCCCGGCATCCTCACCGGTCTCCTGCTCGAACGGTGCGGCAAACTGATTGCGCTTGAGATCGACCCCAAGCTCTGCCACCTGCTCAACAAACGGTTCAAGTCGAATCCCAAATTCGATCTGCACCAGCGGGACGCGCTGGTGTACGATTACAGCCAGGCGGGCGGGCGCTTCCAGGTGGTGTCGAACCTGCCGTACTACGCGGCGATGCCGATCCTGAAACGCCTCATCCACTACGGCAGTCACATCGCCAACATGACGCTCATGCTGCAACGCGAGGTGGTGGACCGGCTGGTGGCGCAACCGGGAAGCCGCGACTACGGTTCGCTCACCGTGTTCACGCAGTTTCACTGCGAGGTCGAACGCATCATGGAAGTCGGCAAAAAGAATTTCGATCCCCCGCCGAAGGTGGACTCGTCGGTGATCCGCCTCGTCCCCCGCTCGGCACCGCCGGTGGAGGTGGACAACCTCAAAACGTTTTTCCACGTCGTGCACGCGGCGTTCTTCCACAAACGCAAGATGCTCAAGAACAATCTCAAAAGCCTGGCAAAGCATTTCGATTTCACCTGGCAGGGCATCGAGGACGCCGGGATCGATCCGGCGCGCCGCGGCGAGACGCTGTCGCTGGAAGAGTTCGCCACGCTGTCCAACCTGATGGAAAGCAAAACACAATGA
- a CDS encoding type II toxin-antitoxin system RelE/ParE family toxin has translation MQIRSIRHRGLKRFLERNEAKGLPADRVEKIRDILTALMLVDTLHDLPRLPGWRLHKLTGGRKGEWSLWVTGNWRMTFRVENDEIHDLNLEDYH, from the coding sequence ATGCAGATCAGGTCGATTCGGCATCGGGGTCTAAAACGATTCCTGGAACGTAATGAAGCCAAGGGCCTTCCCGCAGATCGGGTGGAGAAAATCCGCGACATCCTGACCGCATTGATGCTGGTGGACACCCTGCACGATTTGCCCCGGTTGCCGGGGTGGCGTCTGCATAAATTGACGGGCGGCCGCAAAGGCGAGTGGAGCCTGTGGGTGACCGGAAACTGGCGAATGACATTCCGGGTCGAAAACGACGAAATACACGATTTGAATCTGGAGGATTACCACTGA
- the cobA gene encoding uroporphyrinogen-III C-methyltransferase, whose product MSAERNQGKVILVGAGPGDVGLFTLKGKAWLERADVVIYDYLANARLLSFAPKHAEIIYAGKKEGQVTFSQDAMNAMLIEKAKAGNIVIRLKGGDPFIFGRGGEECVALQKAGVPFEVVPGVTASTGVSAYAGIPLTHRDFSSTISVVTGSNEKGKEDLHIDWEKIASRAGTLVFLMGARKLQRISENLMKYGKDPKTPIAVIQWGTTPRQKTWTGTLDTIVAIAQKEEIKPPALTIVGEVVNLKPHMDWFETLPLFGKTVVITRAEEQADDFSQALLERGAEPYLFPVIETLEPESWEPLDRALGELENYDGLIFTSTNGVRCFMQRLRDTGRDIRDLKGLRLFAIGPKTEQAVTDLGIPVEAVPEKFVAESLIETLGKADLKGKRLLLPRAAVARETLPDTLRGMGIEVDVCPAYRTVLPDTDAADLIARLQEGSIHVLTFTASSTVKHFMQLVGDKVKDHLKGVTVACIGPITAKTARDHGLPVHLTASDYTVAGLIEAMEAYFS is encoded by the coding sequence ATGAGTGCAGAACGCAATCAAGGCAAGGTGATCCTCGTCGGCGCCGGACCCGGCGACGTCGGCCTGTTCACGCTGAAAGGCAAGGCGTGGCTGGAACGCGCCGATGTCGTCATCTACGACTACCTCGCCAACGCGCGCCTGCTCTCCTTTGCGCCGAAACACGCCGAGATCATCTACGCCGGAAAAAAAGAAGGCCAGGTGACGTTCTCGCAGGACGCCATGAACGCCATGTTGATCGAGAAGGCAAAGGCGGGCAACATCGTCATCAGGCTCAAGGGTGGCGACCCGTTTATTTTCGGGCGCGGCGGCGAGGAATGCGTCGCCCTCCAAAAAGCAGGCGTCCCGTTTGAAGTGGTGCCGGGGGTGACGGCCTCCACCGGCGTCAGTGCCTACGCCGGCATCCCGCTCACCCACCGCGATTTCTCCTCCACCATCTCCGTCGTCACCGGTTCCAACGAAAAAGGCAAGGAAGACCTCCACATCGACTGGGAAAAGATCGCCAGCCGCGCGGGCACGCTGGTGTTTTTGATGGGCGCGCGCAAACTGCAACGCATCAGCGAAAATTTAATGAAGTACGGCAAGGACCCGAAGACGCCGATCGCCGTCATCCAGTGGGGCACCACGCCGCGGCAGAAAACCTGGACGGGCACGCTCGACACCATCGTCGCCATTGCGCAGAAAGAAGAGATCAAACCGCCGGCGCTGACCATCGTCGGCGAGGTGGTGAACCTGAAACCGCACATGGACTGGTTCGAGACCCTGCCGCTGTTCGGCAAGACGGTGGTCATCACCCGCGCCGAAGAACAGGCCGACGATTTCTCGCAGGCGTTGCTCGAACGCGGCGCCGAGCCGTACCTGTTTCCAGTGATCGAGACCCTCGAGCCGGAAAGCTGGGAGCCGCTCGACCGTGCGCTGGGCGAACTGGAAAACTACGACGGGCTCATTTTCACCAGCACCAACGGCGTGCGCTGTTTCATGCAGAGGTTGCGGGATACCGGACGCGACATCCGCGACCTCAAGGGACTGCGCCTGTTCGCCATCGGGCCGAAAACCGAACAGGCGGTGACGGACCTGGGCATCCCCGTCGAGGCGGTGCCGGAGAAATTCGTCGCCGAGTCGCTGATCGAAACGCTGGGAAAAGCAGACTTGAAGGGAAAACGATTGTTGTTGCCGCGCGCCGCGGTGGCGCGGGAGACGTTGCCGGACACACTGCGCGGGATGGGGATCGAGGTCGATGTCTGCCCGGCGTACCGCACGGTATTGCCGGACACCGATGCCGCCGATCTCATTGCGCGTTTGCAGGAAGGATCGATCCACGTCCTCACCTTCACCGCTTCGTCCACGGTGAAGCACTTCATGCAGTTGGTCGGCGATAAGGTGAAGGATCATCTGAAGGGCGTCACTGTCGCCTGCATCGGCCCCATCACCGCCAAGACCGCACGGGACCACGGCCTGCCCGTCCACCTCACCGCCAGCGACTATACCGTCGCGGGGTTGATCGAAGCGATGGAAGCGTATTTTTCATAG
- the pdxA gene encoding 4-hydroxythreonine-4-phosphate dehydrogenase PdxA, with the protein METRPLIAVTLGDPAGIGPEIIAKALPGRVLDFCRPLVIGDAASVERHLQQYNPAVTVHKVTCPKDARFEANQLDVLDCAHVPADLPMARPSAQSGRAAVEAIRKAVDLAVANEVHAITTAPINKEAIHLAGHLYPGHTEMLADFTRTEHVGLMLAGGNLRVVLATTHVPLEQVKALITKERVETILRVTHKWLTQIGIERPRIAVTGLNPHCGDGGVFGDEEATAIVPALDTLRAEGMDVTGPHSADALFGRIHKTPCDAVVTMYHDQGMIPIKMASMGSAVNITLGLPILRTSVDHGTAYDIAGQGIASADSLVEALRMAAVLSPTAHAAS; encoded by the coding sequence TTGGAAACACGCCCTCTCATTGCCGTCACGCTGGGCGATCCCGCCGGGATCGGTCCCGAAATCATCGCCAAGGCCCTGCCGGGCCGCGTGCTCGATTTCTGCCGTCCGTTGGTGATCGGCGACGCGGCGTCCGTCGAACGTCACCTCCAACAATACAACCCGGCGGTCACCGTTCATAAAGTCACCTGTCCGAAAGACGCACGCTTTGAAGCAAATCAACTCGACGTGCTCGACTGCGCCCACGTACCCGCCGATCTGCCGATGGCCCGACCGTCGGCACAAAGCGGCCGGGCGGCGGTGGAGGCCATCCGCAAGGCCGTCGATCTCGCGGTCGCGAATGAAGTCCACGCCATCACCACCGCACCTATCAATAAAGAAGCCATTCACCTCGCCGGGCATCTTTACCCCGGTCACACGGAAATGCTCGCCGACTTCACCCGCACCGAGCACGTGGGGCTGATGCTGGCGGGCGGCAACCTGCGCGTGGTGCTCGCCACCACGCACGTGCCCTTGGAGCAGGTGAAAGCGCTCATCACGAAAGAACGCGTCGAGACCATCCTGCGCGTCACGCACAAATGGCTGACGCAGATCGGTATCGAACGTCCGCGCATCGCGGTGACCGGACTCAACCCGCACTGTGGCGACGGCGGTGTGTTCGGCGACGAGGAAGCGACGGCCATTGTGCCCGCGCTCGATACTCTGCGTGCCGAGGGCATGGATGTCACCGGACCCCACTCCGCCGACGCGTTGTTCGGGCGCATTCACAAAACGCCGTGCGACGCGGTGGTCACCATGTACCACGACCAGGGCATGATCCCGATCAAGATGGCGTCGATGGGTTCCGCCGTGAACATCACGCTCGGCCTGCCCATCCTGCGCACCTCGGTCGATCACGGCACGGCGTACGACATCGCGGGACAGGGCATCGCCTCCGCCGACAGCCTGGTGGAAGCGTTGCGCATGGCGGCGGTACTCTCCCCCACCGCGCACGCCGCCTCATGA
- a CDS encoding HoxN/HupN/NixA family nickel/cobalt transporter: MEYGFLLAGGFLLGCLHALDADHVATVSSLLLDRRSLKQTVLLALRWALGHSLTLLMLAGLITPLREVFAQVNLGVMERVVGLSMIYLAVWLALREVRHKRDAHVDAGGVPQRSGWVLFGMGVLHGTAGWAGVLILVPVALFQFPAGVIGYIALFCLGMIVTMSVYAAMVNRVTAFEHVARHLGKIRYATAAVTLAIGTRLVMAM; encoded by the coding sequence ATGGAATACGGATTTTTGCTGGCCGGGGGATTCCTCCTCGGTTGCCTGCACGCACTGGACGCCGACCACGTCGCCACCGTGTCGTCGCTTCTCCTCGACCGCCGCTCGTTGAAGCAGACGGTGCTCCTTGCCCTGCGTTGGGCGCTGGGCCACAGCCTGACGCTCCTCATGCTCGCCGGACTCATCACCCCGCTCCGCGAAGTGTTTGCGCAGGTGAACCTGGGCGTGATGGAACGCGTCGTCGGGCTGTCGATGATTTATCTTGCCGTGTGGCTGGCCCTGCGTGAAGTCCGGCACAAACGGGATGCGCACGTGGACGCAGGAGGTGTGCCGCAGCGGTCCGGCTGGGTGCTGTTCGGCATGGGGGTGTTGCACGGAACCGCGGGCTGGGCCGGGGTTCTGATCCTTGTGCCGGTGGCGTTGTTCCAGTTCCCGGCGGGAGTGATCGGTTACATCGCGCTGTTCTGCCTGGGGATGATTGTGACGATGTCCGTGTACGCCGCGATGGTGAACCGCGTCACCGCGTTCGAACACGTCGCCCGCCATTTGGGGAAAATCCGTTACGCCACCGCCGCCGTCACCCTCGCCATCGGCACGCGGTTGGTGATGGCGATGTGA
- the pckA gene encoding phosphoenolpyruvate carboxykinase (ATP) → MAQKILKHKVGLEHHGIRNVKQSFWNLSTPELYEHIIRNQEGHLSHLGPVVVTTGEHTGRSPNDRFIVQEPSSQENVWWGKVNEPFAMDKFDSLYERVLAYLQGKNVYVQDCMAGSDPKYQLHIRVITEYAWQSLFARNMFIQIKDRLKLENHSPAFTIIGVPNFKAVPKIDGTNSETFIIIDFSKQLILIGGTHYAGEIKKSIFSVLNYLLPHRHKVLSMHCSANMGEDNDTAIFFGLSGTGKTTLSTDPHRKLIGDDEHGWSQEGVFNFEGGCYAKAIRLNPKAEPDIHECTRRFGTILENVVMDPTTRRLDLDDASLTENTRAAYPLTHIAHTVEDRRGGHPKNVIMLTCDAYGIMPPVAKLTPEQAMYHFISGYTAKVAGTERGMSREPTAVFSTCFGAPFMVLHPSVYANLLGQRIADHHVHCWLVNTGWTGGPYGVGERMSIAHTRAMINAILDGKLSSVETRPDPIFGIHVPTSCPDVPAEVLNPRNTWKNPKAYDEKARELAAQFVENFKEYESAVSREILEGGPRLPNGKKASIKKIK, encoded by the coding sequence ATGGCGCAGAAAATATTGAAACATAAAGTCGGATTGGAGCACCACGGAATCCGCAACGTGAAACAGAGCTTCTGGAACCTGAGCACGCCGGAGCTGTACGAGCACATCATCCGGAACCAGGAAGGGCACCTGTCTCACCTCGGACCCGTGGTGGTGACCACCGGCGAGCACACCGGCCGTTCGCCCAATGACCGGTTCATCGTGCAGGAGCCGTCCAGCCAGGAAAACGTCTGGTGGGGCAAGGTCAACGAACCGTTTGCCATGGACAAGTTCGACTCCCTTTACGAGCGCGTCCTCGCCTACCTGCAGGGCAAAAACGTTTACGTGCAGGACTGCATGGCCGGGTCGGACCCAAAATACCAGCTCCACATCCGGGTCATCACCGAATACGCGTGGCAGAGCCTGTTCGCGCGCAACATGTTCATCCAGATCAAGGACCGCCTGAAACTGGAGAACCACAGCCCGGCGTTCACCATCATCGGCGTGCCCAATTTCAAGGCCGTGCCGAAGATCGACGGCACCAACTCGGAAACGTTCATCATCATCGACTTCAGCAAGCAGTTGATCCTGATCGGCGGAACGCACTACGCGGGCGAGATCAAGAAGTCCATCTTTTCCGTACTGAACTACCTGCTTCCGCACCGTCACAAGGTGCTGTCGATGCACTGCTCCGCGAACATGGGCGAAGACAACGACACCGCCATTTTCTTCGGCCTGTCGGGAACCGGCAAAACCACGCTGTCCACCGATCCGCACCGCAAGCTGATCGGCGACGACGAGCACGGCTGGAGCCAGGAAGGGGTGTTCAACTTCGAGGGCGGCTGTTACGCCAAGGCCATCCGCCTGAACCCGAAAGCGGAGCCGGATATTCACGAATGCACGCGGCGCTTCGGCACCATTCTGGAAAACGTGGTGATGGACCCGACCACGCGGCGGCTGGATCTGGACGACGCCAGCCTGACGGAGAACACCCGCGCGGCGTACCCGCTGACCCACATCGCGCACACGGTGGAAGACCGACGCGGCGGCCATCCGAAAAACGTCATCATGCTGACCTGCGACGCCTACGGCATCATGCCGCCTGTCGCCAAACTCACGCCGGAGCAGGCGATGTACCACTTCATCTCCGGTTACACGGCGAAAGTTGCGGGCACCGAGCGCGGCATGAGCCGAGAGCCCACCGCCGTGTTCAGCACCTGTTTCGGCGCGCCGTTCATGGTCCTGCACCCGTCGGTGTACGCCAACCTGCTCGGCCAGCGCATCGCCGACCATCACGTCCACTGCTGGCTGGTGAACACCGGCTGGACCGGGGGACCTTACGGCGTCGGCGAGCGCATGTCCATCGCGCACACGCGCGCGATGATCAACGCCATCCTCGACGGCAAGCTGAGCAGTGTGGAGACGCGGCCGGACCCGATCTTCGGTATCCACGTGCCCACATCCTGTCCGGATGTTCCGGCGGAGGTGTTGAATCCGCGCAACACTTGGAAGAACCCGAAGGCGTACGATGAGAAGGCGCGCGAACTTGCCGCCCAGTTCGTCGAAAACTTCAAGGAGTATGAAAGCGCGGTGAGCCGCGAAATTCTGGAAGGCGGACCGCGTCTGCCGAACGGGAAGAAAGCGTCGATCAAGAAGATCAAGTAA
- a CDS encoding peptidylprolyl isomerase, which yields MRSIRVSHILLSTEDLANTLLEGLKDIDDPKLLNKMFAKMAKKYSACGTRDKGGDLGFLEYNSNAKELEDAAMATPVGKLGGPIQSKFGYHIFLVTEEERMDDLGIDGLHAVSLK from the coding sequence ATGCGATCCATTCGTGTCAGCCACATACTGTTGAGTACTGAAGATCTGGCCAACACCCTGCTCGAAGGGTTGAAGGACATCGACGACCCCAAACTGCTGAACAAGATGTTCGCCAAGATGGCGAAGAAGTACAGCGCCTGCGGCACCCGCGACAAGGGCGGCGACCTGGGATTTCTCGAATATAATTCCAACGCCAAGGAGCTGGAAGACGCCGCCATGGCCACGCCCGTCGGCAAGCTGGGCGGGCCGATACAGAGCAAGTTCGGCTACCACATCTTTCTCGTCACCGAAGAAGAACGCATGGACGACCTCGGCATCGACGGCCTGCACGCCGTCTCGCTCAAATAA
- a CDS encoding ribonuclease Z — protein sequence MKPILHPSLVNDPLGDPGLFVRFLYEKRALLFDLGEIHRIANVDLLKVSHVFVSHTHIDHFIGFDRLLRIAFGRGHTLRLFGPEHFIANVEGKLAGFTWNLVDRYEESIDIEVTEVHPDQLKVATFRAIDRFRRSNETTRPYENRVIWQEPGFTVQASILEHRVPCLGFALKESKHLNINKDRLEQMGFTPGKWLNQLKQAVLEGRPEDTPIEVPTGPRGHATPEKRTLGELQRELVTVTEGQKIAYVVDTVYNPENAERIVELIKDADVFYCESPFIAEEEERARERCHLTSRQAGLLARAGGVRELRTFHFSPRHTDAVEQLQKEAQDAFLGQ from the coding sequence ATGAAACCCATATTGCATCCATCGCTGGTGAACGATCCGCTGGGCGACCCGGGCCTGTTCGTTCGCTTTTTGTATGAAAAGCGCGCGCTGCTGTTCGATCTGGGCGAAATTCACCGCATCGCCAATGTCGATCTGCTGAAAGTGAGCCACGTGTTCGTCAGCCACACGCACATCGACCACTTCATCGGCTTCGATCGGCTGCTCCGCATCGCCTTCGGCCGCGGCCACACGCTCCGCCTGTTCGGGCCGGAACACTTCATCGCCAACGTCGAGGGCAAGCTGGCGGGCTTCACCTGGAACCTGGTGGACCGCTACGAGGAGTCGATCGACATCGAAGTCACCGAAGTGCACCCCGATCAATTGAAGGTCGCAACCTTCCGCGCCATCGACCGCTTCCGGCGCAGTAATGAAACAACGCGCCCGTATGAAAACCGCGTCATCTGGCAGGAACCCGGGTTCACCGTGCAGGCGTCGATCCTGGAACACCGCGTGCCGTGCCTCGGTTTTGCGCTGAAAGAATCGAAACACCTCAACATCAACAAGGACCGGCTGGAGCAGATGGGCTTCACCCCCGGCAAGTGGTTGAACCAGCTCAAACAGGCCGTTCTCGAAGGCCGGCCGGAGGACACGCCGATCGAGGTGCCCACCGGACCCCGTGGCCACGCCACGCCGGAGAAGCGCACGCTGGGCGAACTCCAGCGTGAGCTGGTGACGGTTACGGAAGGACAGAAGATCGCCTACGTCGTTGATACCGTGTACAACCCGGAAAATGCGGAGCGCATCGTCGAACTCATCAAAGATGCCGACGTGTTTTACTGCGAGTCGCCGTTCATCGCGGAAGAAGAAGAGCGCGCGCGTGAGCGCTGTCACCTGACGTCCAGGCAGGCGGGGCTCCTCGCCCGCGCGGGAGGAGTGAGGGAGTTGCGTACCTTCCATTTCTCACCGCGCCACACCGACGCCGTCGAGCAACTCCAGAAGGAAGCGCAGGACGCGTTTCTGGGTCAGTGA
- a CDS encoding spermidine synthase: MSSQPTKNQGSGEDLKVLAHARSRYNDIFVIQSGTHREMWFRGNGDFFLQSRIDPARPQDLVLVYSRLTMAALLFRPPLKRVLVIGQGGGVLPAALARWFPGLIIDVVEIDAKVTALCQRFFFPLDQKGVTVHTEDGRSFLERTQGKLLYDLVILDAFKSGSIPFHLKTVEFYERIRGVLSPDGVVATNLYGPSNEHKPSDWKTLTAVFEHLYFFEDEEGRATVAVGTRDKSRMTADVLKKRAAAYPRPPGMNLDLVHLAERWVEPDFTSPSARVFVDAIQGSDLKRIIDNNNRLDPVGKVPYTLVNLH; the protein is encoded by the coding sequence ATGAGTTCCCAACCGACGAAAAATCAGGGATCGGGCGAGGATTTGAAGGTGCTGGCCCACGCCCGCAGCCGGTACAACGACATCTTCGTCATCCAGAGCGGGACGCACCGGGAAATGTGGTTCCGGGGCAACGGCGACTTTTTCCTGCAAAGCCGCATCGACCCCGCCCGGCCCCAGGACCTGGTGCTGGTGTATTCGCGGTTGACCATGGCGGCCCTGCTGTTCCGGCCGCCCCTCAAGCGGGTGCTCGTTATCGGGCAGGGCGGCGGCGTGCTGCCTGCGGCGCTGGCGCGCTGGTTCCCGGGTTTGATTATCGACGTTGTGGAGATCGACGCCAAGGTCACGGCCCTGTGCCAGCGATTCTTTTTTCCGCTCGACCAGAAAGGCGTGACGGTGCACACCGAGGATGGGCGCAGTTTTCTGGAGCGCACGCAGGGGAAGCTTCTTTACGATCTGGTGATCCTCGACGCGTTCAAAAGCGGGTCGATCCCGTTTCACCTGAAGACAGTGGAGTTTTATGAACGTATCCGCGGTGTGCTGTCACCGGACGGGGTGGTGGCGACGAATCTGTACGGGCCGAGCAACGAGCACAAACCTTCCGACTGGAAAACCTTGACCGCCGTGTTCGAACACCTGTATTTTTTCGAGGACGAAGAAGGCCGCGCCACGGTGGCGGTGGGCACCCGTGATAAATCCCGGATGACCGCCGACGTCCTGAAAAAACGCGCGGCGGCGTATCCCCGGCCTCCGGGCATGAACCTGGACCTGGTCCACCTGGCCGAACGGTGGGTGGAACCCGACTTCACATCGCCATCGGCACGGGTGTTCGTGGATGCCATCCAGGGAAGCGACCTCAAACGCATCATCGACAACAACAACCGGCTCGACCCCGTGGGCAAGGTTCCCTACACGCTGGTCAACTTGCATTGA
- the prfB gene encoding peptide chain release factor 2 (programmed frameshift), whose product MIDELKKQHREQVKRIERIRGFFDVDDKLKEIEDLDAKTGAPDFWNDNEAAQKILQRRASLQRTVKVYQDLIKQSEDLDAMLDLMEEEKDPSMEGEGQTLVNDLEQALTEAELKAMLSGDNDGNNALLNINSGAGGTESQDWAQMLLRMYLRWGDRNGYKSEVLDMQYGEEAGIKSATVNFVGDYAYGYLKAEIGVHRLVRISPYDANKRRHTSFASVFVFPEVAEDIDVEVKDDDLKIDVYRASGPGGQGVNTTDSAVRITHMPTGIVVQCQNERSQHKNKASAMKVLKSRLYEIELEKQEEEKRNLEKGKKKIEWGSQIRSYVLHPYQLVKDLRTQVEMGDVESVLDGDLNRFIEAFLMNEKASA is encoded by the exons ATGATCGACGAGTTGAAAAAGCAGCATCGCGAACAGGTGAAACGGATCGAGCGGATCAGG GGTTTCTTTGACGTCGATGACAAACTGAAAGAAATCGAAGACCTCGACGCCAAAACCGGCGCGCCCGATTTCTGGAACGACAACGAAGCCGCGCAGAAAATCCTGCAACGCCGCGCCTCCCTCCAGCGCACCGTCAAGGTGTACCAGGACCTCATCAAGCAAAGCGAAGACCTCGACGCCATGCTCGACCTGATGGAAGAGGAGAAAGATCCGTCCATGGAAGGCGAGGGGCAGACCCTGGTGAACGACCTCGAGCAGGCGCTCACCGAAGCCGAACTCAAGGCGATGCTCTCCGGCGACAACGACGGCAACAACGCCCTCCTCAACATCAACTCCGGCGCCGGCGGCACCGAGTCGCAGGACTGGGCGCAGATGTTGCTGCGCATGTACCTGCGCTGGGGCGACCGCAACGGCTACAAATCCGAAGTGCTCGACATGCAGTACGGCGAGGAAGCGGGCATCAAAAGCGCCACGGTGAACTTCGTCGGCGATTACGCTTACGGATACCTCAAAGCCGAGATCGGCGTGCACCGCCTCGTGCGTATTTCCCCTTACGACGCCAACAAGCGGCGGCACACCTCGTTTGCGTCGGTGTTCGTTTTCCCGGAAGTGGCGGAGGACATCGACGTGGAAGTGAAAGACGACGATCTCAAGATCGACGTGTACCGCGCGTCGGGTCCGGGCGGGCAGGGCGTCAACACCACCGACTCCGCGGTTCGCATCACGCACATGCCCACGGGCATCGTGGTGCAGTGCCAGAACGAACGCTCGCAGCACAAGAACAAGGCGTCGGCGATGAAGGTGCTGAAGTCCAGGCTGTACGAAATCGAGCTTGAAAAACAGGAAGAGGAAAAACGCAATCTCGAAAAAGGCAAGAAGAAGATCGAGTGGGGAAGCCAGATCCGTTCCTACGTCCTGCATCCGTACCAGCTGGTCAAGGACCTGCGCACGCAGGTGGAGATGGGGGATGTGGAATCGGTGCTCGACGGCGACCTCAATCGCTTCATCGAAGCCTTCCTCATGAACGAAAAGGCGTCGGCGTGA